In candidate division WOR-3 bacterium, the DNA window AGCGTTTCAGTTTGGTCGTCATCGATTTTCTCATATTTCAAAAACTGCATTGTATAACTCGCTTTTCCTTTGGTCATGCTTCTTACGCTTGAAGCGTATCCGAAAGTCTTTGACAAAAAAACCTGCGCGTGAATCAGTTTGAATTTTTTCTTATCCTCGATATGGGAAATTTCTGCTGAAATAGAGTGAAGGCTTTTGATAACTTCTCCGAAATAATCATCAGGAGCGAATATTTCAAGACTCATCAGAGGTTCAAGGATAACTGGCTGCGCTGCGGTACAAGCTTTTTCGAAAACTTCTTCTAACGAGGACAGGACAACAGTTTCGTTGACTTCCTCTCCGGTTTCAACCTTTAAAAGTTTGCATTCAACACCCATGAGAGGATATCCAGCCAAAGGTCCTGGAAAATAATAAGTTTTGAAATCCTCTGCATACCCTTCTATTGTTTTTTTGACGGTGTTGTTTCCGAATTCCCAGTCTTTGGGTAGCACAAATACATTTCTGTGATCCTCAAGAGGTTTAACTTCAAGAGTTATTCTAACACTGTATTTCTTTCCTCCCACTGTTTTACTCACATCCGACAAAGCTCTATGATTCTTGCGAATACTCTCTTTGTAAGCCACTCTCGGATTTCCTAATTTTATCGGAATCTTAAAATCTCTTTTCAGCCTTTCCGCCATTACGTCAATGTATAGTTCTCCCATGCCGGATATTATGAGCTGTCCTGTTTCTTTGTCTTCGGTGAAGCGAAAAGTCGGGTCTTCCTGGGTAAACAAATTTAGCGTTTCACACAATTTTTCCAAATGCGCGGAAACCTTCGGCTCAACTGCCACCGAAACAATGGGTTCAGGAAATTCCGGTTTTTCGAGAAGAAAGTCTCTTTCTGTGTCACTCAATGTGTCTCCGGTATATGAATTTTTCAAACCTGTCACGCCAATAATTTCACCCATCATGGCGGATTCTCTTTCAACTCTTTTATTTGCGTATATTCTGAATATTTTCTGTATGGTCTCGTTGCTTTCAGACGAAAGATTTTTCACTGTCTGTTTTGCTTTCAAATTTCCTTCGTAGATTCTGACAAAATGCACTTTACCTACATGCTCATCGAGAAGTATTTTAAAAACAAGACCCAGAAAAGGGTTGCCTTGTTCAAGGGTTATCTTTTCTATTCTTCCGTATCTTTTCTTCATGACTTCAATTTCATTTACATCCAAAGGGGAAGGCAGAAAGTCAATAATCGCGTCAAGCAAGGGCTGGACTCCGATGTTTCTTCTTGAAGCGCCGCACAACACAGGCACTATTTTCCCCGATATGGTCAATTTCCTTATCTCGGATTTAATCAATTCTTTGTCGGCATCTCCGGTGTTGATGAATTGATCGGCTATTTCTTCGTTGTAATCAGCGAGGAAATCAATCAAAGTGTTTCTCTGGAACTCAATTTCACTTGAAAGGCTCTCGTCGGGAACCTTTTCCTTAAAAGTTGATCCATCGCTGGATTTATCCCAGAAGACAACTTTTCTTTCGATCAAATCGATCACCCCTGAAAAATTTTCCTTTTCACCATAAGGCATATTGATGACAACAGGAAATTGGGAGAACTTTTCTTTTATTTCATCGAGGAGTCCCTTGAAATCTGCTCCAGTTCTGTCAAGCTTGTTTACGAAAACTATTCTCGGAATTTTGTAATTGTCAGCTTGAAGCCAAACGGTCTCTGATTGAGATTCTACTCCTTCGACAGCGCTGAAAATCACAACCGATCCGTCGAGGACTCTTAAAGATCTCTCGACCTCTCCCGTGAAATCTACGTGTCCCGGAGTGTCGATGATATTTATATTGGCTTTTTTCCAAATAAGCGACACAACAGCGGAAGTGATAGTGATCCCTCTCTCTTTTTCCTGGTCGAGGTAATCAGTCGTCGCGCTGCCTTCGTCAACTTCGCCCATTTTGTGCGTTTTACCCGAATAATACAACATCCTCTCTGTTGTAGTAGTCTTGCCGGCGTCTATGTGGGCAATCACCCCAATATTTCTTATGCTTCTCATTTTGCAATCTCGTCTTAAAAAAAATGGTAGCACGTAAGATTTTCTTTATCATGCTGCCGCCTTATAAGAGAAAAAATTATTTTACCACATGTAACTGGCAAAAGCTTTGTTCGCTTCGGCCATTTTATGCGTATCTTCTTTTTTCTTAATAGCGGTTCCTTCTTTGTTGCTCGCGGCTATTAGCTCTGCGGCGAGCTTTTCCTTCATAGTCTTTTCGTTTCTTGCTCTTGATGCTGTCAAAATCCATCTTATGGCAAGAGCTATGCGTCTGTTCGCTGGTACATCAACTGGTATTTGGTAGGTCGCTCCACCTATTCTTCTCGGTTTTACTTCCAGGGTTGGTTTTACATTGTTAACGGCTTTTTCGAATATTTCTATCGGATCCGCGATTTTAAGTTTTTGCGCAACTATATCGAGCGCTCCGTAGACGATCGTCTCGGCTGTACCTTTTTTCCCTCTTTTCATGACTACATTTACAAACTTGCTCACCAACTCGCTGTTGAAATTCGGATCTGGTGGAATTGTTCTTTTGTAAGTTTTATGCTTTCTGGACATCAGTTCCTCCGGTTATTTCTTGGCTTTTTTAGTTCCGTAAAGCGATCTTCCCTGCCTTCTACCTTCAACTCCTGCTGAATCCAGGACGCCTCTGACGATATGGTACCTGACTCCGGGCAAGTCTTTTACCCTGCCTCCCCTGATTAAAACAGTCGAGTGTTCCTGCAAATTGTGACCCTCCCCAGGAATATACGCTGTCACTTCGTAACCATTGCTTAGCCTTACACGGGCAACTTTCCTGAGAGCCGAGTTGGGTTTTTTCGGGCTAGTTGTGTAAACTCTGACACAGACGCCTCTCTTCTGAGGACACTTAGTCAGAGCCGGTGCTTTGGTTTTTTTCTCTATTTTTCTTCTTCCCTTTCTCACGAGCTGATTAATCGTGGGCATCTTTTCCTCCAAATAACATCTTTATTTATTTCTGTTCTTCGTTACTGAGTATCACGACAGAGTCTTCTTTCTTCTCCTCGACTTCATCTTCACCTTCGACTCTTATTGTTCGATAATTTTTCAGACCAGTTCCGGCAGGGATCAGATTGCCTACAATAACATTCTCTTTGATCCCTTCCAGAGTGTCTCTCTTACCTTCTATGGCAGCTGATGTCAATACTTTTGTTGTTTCTTGAAAACTCGCTGCAGATATAAAGCTTTCTGCTGTAAGAGCCGTTTTTGTAACTCCAAGCAAAATGTACCTGTATGTCGCGGGTTTGCCGCCGGCTTTGAGTATTCTGCTGTTTTCAAAAGTAACGGTCTTGCTGTCGACAATTTCTCCTTCTATGAGATTTGTGTCTCCTGAATCCTCGATCTTAACCCTTCTCAAAAGCTGCCTTATGATCAAGGCTATATGACGATCAGAAATTTTAACGCCCTGCAATCTGTAAACCTCTTGAACTTCATTCAAAAGAAATTCCTGAACCGCCAATGGTCCTTTCGCCTGAAGTATGTCCGGTGGGAAAACTTGGCCGTCTGTCAACTTTTCTCCTCCTTCGACAAACTGCCCTTCATGGACGAGAATATGCTTGCCGTAAGGGACAAGATATTCTTTGTCGTCGCCTACTTCACTCAATATCTTTATTATTTTCGAGCCTTTGGTCGTGTCCAGAAATTTTACTTCTCCTTTGATTTCCGATATGATCGCAGCATTTTTGGGTCTCCTCATTTCGAAAAGTTCTTCGACTCTCGGCAATCCCGCAGTTATATCCCTGCTTCTGCTGCTCTCTCTCGGTATTTTGCCGATAATATCACCGGGGGTGACTCTTTTACCGTTCTCTACAATTATGTAGGTGCCTATTGGGACAAGAGATACTTGTTTCTTTTTACCCTGTTTTGAAGGTTCAATCTCAATGGCTGGTATTAGTCCTCTTTCTTTGTGCTCAACAACGAGTACTTGTTTTTCTCCTGTCTGAGGATGAGTCTCGTACCTCATAGTCAAATTTTCAATCAAATCCTTGTACCTGACAATACCTTGAGTTTCAGATAAAATCGGATCTGAAAATGGGTCCCACTCGTATAAAGGCGTATCCGTATCTACATACGCGCCTTCTGTCGCCATTAGAATAGATCCATGGGGAATTTTGTGAGCGACCTCACGCTCTCGACCTTTTATAACTATTTCCCCGTTCCGAGAAATTACAATCTTACTGTCGTCAATTTCCTTTTTGATGGTTTTGATTTTTTGAAATTTCACAGCTCCGGATATTATTGATTTGACCACGGATTGCTGAGCTATTCTCGTCGCGGTTCCACCTATATGGAAAGTTCTAAGGGTCAACTGGGTTCCCGGCTCGCCTATTGATTGAGCGGCGATTATACCCACAGATTCTCCAATGGAGACTATTTTTCCCGTGGATAGATCCTTTCCGTAACATTTCTGACACAGCCCTCTCTCTGCTTCGCAAGTCAGCACCGATCTGATTTTAACCTTGTTTATGTTTTTGTATTCAATTTTTAAAGCGAGCTCTTTTGATATGACCTCGCCTTCACGCACTATTATTTCATGGGTTTGCGGGTCTTCGATGTCATCAAGCGCGAATCTACCCTCAATTCTGTCGGAAAGAGGCTCAATTATTTCTCCTCCTTCTGTCAGTGCTTGAATTTCTATACCCTTTATGGTTCCGCAGTCTTCTTCTGTTATAATTACGTCCTGCGCGACGTCTATTAACCTTCTCGTCAAATAACCGGCTTCAGAAGTTTTCAAAGCTGTATCGGTAAGACCTTTTCTCGCTCCGTGAGAAGATATGAAATATTCAAGAACCTTCAATCCTTCTTTGAAATTAGACAAAACTGGAGATTCGATGATTTCTCCTTTTTGTCCGGTTATTTTCTTTTGAGGCCTTGTCATAAGACCTCTGATGCCTGCAAGCTGCCTTACCTGCTCGCGGCTTCCTCTCGCTCCAGAACTGACCATCATGTAGATTGGGTTGAATCCTTCCCTGTCAGAATGGAAGGTTTCTATCATTCGTTCTTCCACTTCATTCGTAGCTTTTGTCCATGCTTCGACCGTTCTCTGATATTTTTCATTTTCTGTTATTTGGCCTTTTCTGAAATTCTCTCTTATTTTCTCGACTTCATTTTGAGTTTTTTTCAGAATGGAAGGTCTCTCGGGCGTATCGACGAGATCCAGCATACCAAAAGTCACTCCTGAAAATGTGGCGTATCTGAAACCCAGATCTTTGAGGTCATCCAGGAAAATAGCTGTTTTTTCGTTTCCAAACATGTAATTTACGTCAGCTATTATTCCGGCTAGAATTTTTTTCTCGATTACCCTGTTATAAAAAGGCATTCCTTCCGGGAGTATTTGATTGAAGATAACCCTTCCTGGGGTTGTCGTGATTATTTCTTTAGTGATTATTTTATCCTCGTCTCTCCCCTTTGAATCCAGGCCAATAATTCGCCCTTCAACCGGAAATTTTATCAACGCGTGAAGATCAATATTGCAGAATTCACGGGCCATTTCAATCTCTTCAAGGCTCGAGAAATGCATTCCTTCGCCTTTTGCTTTGGACTTTTCTTTTGTGAGGTAGTAAACGCCTAGAACGAGGTCTTTAGTAGGAGCGACTATCGGAGTTCCGTTGGCGGGTGAAAGCAAATTGTTGGAAGACATCATGAGCATGTAAGCTTCGGATTGAGCTTCGAAAGAAAGGGGTAAATGGACCGCCATTTGATCGCCGTCAAAATCAGCGTTGAAAGCCGTGCAAACCAAAGGATGAACTTGTATAGCCTTTTCTTCAATCAAAACCGGCTGGAAGGCTTGAATTCCCAGCCTATGAAGAGTCGGAGCTCTATTGAGAAGCACAGGATGATCTTTGACAATTTCCTCGAGAATGCTCCAGACTTCCGGCGATCCTTTTTCCAAAAGCCTTTCCGCACCCTTTATCGACTGAGCGTGTCCTCTTTCTTCAAGTTTCCGGATTATAAACGGCTTATAAAGTTCAAGAGCAATTTCTTTCGGGAGGCCGCATTGGTGAAGTTTTAAGCGTGGGCCTACGACTATTACTGATCTTCCGGAATAATCCACTCTTTTTCCCAGAAGGTTTGACCTGAACCTTCCCTGTTTACCTTTTAAAACATCAGCCAATGACCTGAGAGGTTTGTTTCCTTTTCCCTTGACGTTTTTGGCTCTTCTTGAATTGTCAAATAACGCATCAACAGCGTCCTGAAGCATTCTCATTTCATTTCTGATAATGATGTCGGGGGCTTTGATGCTTATCAGGCTTTTGAGTCTGTTGTTTCTTGATATAACTCTTCTGTAGAGATCGTTGAGGTCACTCGATGCAAACCTGCCTCCGTCAAGGGCGACAAGAGGTCTGAGTTCCGGAGGTATCACGGGTATTACAGTGAGAATCATGTCTTCAGGGTGATTGTTTGAATTTCTGAACGCCTCAACTACTTTCAGTCTTTTGAGCATTTTTGATTTAGCGTCTTCAGATTTTTCAATTTTTATTCTGGACCTTAGATCCGCCGTCAATTTTTCCAGATCAAGATCCTGAAGAGCTTCCCTTATTCCTTGACCGCCTATGCCGAATTGGACGCTTTTGATGGCATTTTCGTCCATTTTTTCTTCTAGTTCGCTTTTCTGTTCTTCTGAGATAAAACCGCCTCTTTTCAAGCCGTAGGGGTTGTCTTCATTCAAAGAGCCTGTATCAAGGACAATGTAAGCTTCATAAAATAAAATTCTCTGGAGCATATCCTGCGTCATGTTGAGAAGCAATGCAATTCTACTCGGAGTCACTTTGTAAAACCATATATGCGCGACAGGAACAGCGAGTTCGATGTGTCCCATTCTCTCTCTTCTGCTCTTGGAACTTGTGACCTCTACTCCACATCTCTCACAGACTACTCCTCTGTACCTTATGTGTTTATACTTCCCGCAATTGCATTCGTAATCCTTCACCGGACCGAATATTTTCTCGCAGAACAGACCTCCCGGTTCGGGTTTCTGTGTCCTGTAGTTAATTGTCTCCGAGTTCACCACTTCTCCGTTAGACCAGTCCCTTATTACCGTCGGGGAAGCTACGCTCAGTTTAAGAAGATCAATGCTTAGATCAGAAGCTTGATCCTTGTTCAATCTCGAAAAATAGTTGTATTTCAATTTACCTCCTCAAGAGATAAAACTATTTTTTACCTTGCCTCTGCTTTTTTTTACCTTTCTCGATTTCAACATTCATACAAAGACCGTTTAGCTCTTTTACAAGAACATTGAAAGAAGCAGGTAATCCGGGCTCTGGCGGATTATCTCCCTTGATGATGCTCTCATACATTTTTGTTCGGCCGTTTATGTCGTCGGATTTCACGGTCAACATCTCCTGAAGAGTGTAAGCCGCACCGTAAGCTTCTAGAGCCCATACCTCCATTTCTCCGAATCTTTGACCCCCGAAATGGGCTTTTCCGCCGAGTGGCTGTTGAGTGATCATGGAATATGGGCCTATGCTCCTGGCGTGTATTTTGTCGTCAACCATGTGCCCGAGCTTCAACATATACATGTAACCAACTGTTATCTCTCCATCGATCAGTTGTCCAGTTACTCCGTCTTTAAGGGAAACCTTGCCCGATTTTGGAAGTTTTGCCTTTTCAAGGAGACCCTCAATTTCATCTACTGAAATCCCGTCGAAAACCGGAGTTGCGATTTTAATATTCAGTTTTTTAGCCGCCCAACCGAGATGGGTTTCTAGAACTTGACCAATATTCATACGAGAAGGAACTCCAAGAGGGTTCAAAATAACGTCCACTGGCGTTCCATCCTCCATGTAGGGCATGTCTTCTTCAGGGACTATTATTGAGACAACGCCTTTGTTTCCGTGTCTTCCAGACATTTTATCGCCTACGGAAAGTTTCCTTTTTTCCGCGACGTATACATCGATTCTTTTTAAAAGACCGTGCGGAAGATCATCTCCTTGTCTGAGAACCTCTACTTCGTTGTTTCTGCATCTTTCATATTCCTGAATAATGTTCTTCGACTCGAAAAGTATTTTAGAAAGTATAGAAATATCGCTTTTAGGTTTATCCATAATCGAGATTTCATCCCAATCGGTTTCTCTTATTGTTTTGGCGGTTATTTTTTTGCCTTTCGCAATTATTGTGTTGCCATGGAAATCTTCTATGTCGTTTTGAAGAATCACTCCGTCAAAAACCTGGACAATCTTGTCTGTCCTCTCTTTTTTATGTTCGTGTATTTTTTTGTTGTAAAAATCCTCGATTTCCTTGATTTTCTTCTCGTTAGTCTTTTTTTCGTTGGTGGACTGGGTTTTTCTGCTCAAAACCTGAACGTCTATCACGACGCCCTGAACCCCAGGAGGAACACGGAGAGAAGTGTCTCTTACATCCGCAGCTTTCTCTCCGAAAATGGCTTTTAAAAGTTTTTCCTGAGGGGTCAACTCGGTTTCGCCTTTCGGCGTGACTTTCCCGACAAGAATGTCGTCCGGGCCAACCTCAGCGCCTATCCTGATTACTCCGCCTTCATCGAGGTTTCTCGTAGCTTCTTCCCCGACGTTCGGTACTTCTCTGGTTATCTCTTCAGGTCCGAGTTTTGTCTCCCTGACTTCAACGTTGAATTTGTTTATCGTCACTGAGGTAAACGCATCTTCTTTTATCAACTTTTCGCTTATGATAATCGCGTCTTCGAAGTTGTATCCCCTCCAAGACATTAAGGCGACTAGAACGTTTCTTCCCAAGGCGAGTTCCCCGCCGTCTGAAGAAGTGCTGTCGGCTATTACCTGCTTTTCTTTGACTTTGTCTCCGACTTTTACTATCGGTCTCTGATTTACACAGGTGTTTTGGTTTGTCATTTTATATTTCTGCAGCTTGTAAACATCCAGATCTTTTTCTCCAAACACTAAGGGCGAAGTTTTATCAGGTTGAATTCTAATCTCTTCAGAATTGGCAAAAACCACTTCTCCTTTTCTCTTTGCGGTTAAAACAGTATGAGAATCTATTGCTACGACCTTTTCTAAGCCTGTTCCTACTAGAGGAGCTTCCGGTTTTACGAGTGGGACGGCTTGTCTTTGCATATTAGATCCCATCAGAGCCCTGTTGGCCTCATCATGTTCCATAAAAGGAATCAGAGCCGCAGAAACACTCAAAATCTGCGCGGGATGAGCATCCATGTAATCGACCTGATCTTTTGTGACAACAGGATAATCATCCATATACCTGGTCACGAGCTCTTCGTTTATCAACTTTCCATTTTCTTCGATAGGTTCGTTTGCCTGCGCGATGATGAATTTATCTTCGGTGTGAGGAGATAAATATTCGTAATCGTTTTGAACTTTGCTTTTTTCAACTTTTCTATAGGGAGTTTCAATGAAACCATATTCGTTTATTTTTGAATACAAAGCTAAAGATGTAATCAGCCCTATGTTTGGTCCTTCAGGGGTTTCAATCGGGCAAAGCCTGCCGTAATGAGAATGGTGAACATCTCTCACCTCAAATCCCGCGGTATCTCGGGTCAATCCATCGGGTCCCAGGGCGCTCAACCTTCTCTTGTGGGTAATCTCAGCCAAGGGATTTGTCTGCTCCATGTATTGAGAGAGCTGACTCAATCCGAAAAACGCCATCAAAGTACTGCTTACATGTCTTGAGTTGAACAGCATCTGGGGTACAATTTTCTTCGGGTCGCTTTCGAGCATCAATCTGTCTTTCAAGCTTTTGACAACTCTGAGCATCGCCGTGTTGAATTGGTCTTCCAACAACTCTCCGACTCTCCTGACCTGTCTGTTTCCGAGATGATCTATATCGTCCACTTCGAGATTTTTGTTTTTATCGAGAAGTCCGAAAAGGTATTCCAAGATGTGCAAAAAGTCTTCAGGGCAAAGTGAAAGGGTTTTTTCATCCGGCACTTTGCCGAGTTTATCTTTCATCATTTTTCTTCCGACAGCGCCCAAATTATACCTTTTCGGAGAAAAATACATGGTGTTAATGAAATCAATCGCGGCTTCGGAATTCGAAGGATCGGTTGTCCTGAGAAATTTGTAAACATATTCTGCGGCTTCTTCTCGGGTCACTCTTTTTTTTGCTTTGGTGAAAGTTTTTTTTAAAACTTCAAGAGCGGGTAAATTTTCTTCTTTAATGATTTTCAATTCTTTTGTTCCGAAAAGATTAAGCATGTCGAGGGAACCGGCTGTCAGTTCAGATCCTGAAAACATGACTGTTTCACCGGAATTGGGATCCAAAATATCCTCAGCTATTACTCTGCCTATAAGTTTTTCAGATTGTTTTCCGCTAAACTTAGCTATTTTAACCGTTTCTGATCCGAAAAATTTTTCGTAGATCTCCCCTTGGTCGCCGAGTCCTATTGCCTGAAGCCAGATTGTCAAAGGGAAGTGCCTTCTTCTGTCGAGGCTTATGCTCAATGTTTCGTTGTGATCAAGGTTTATGTCAATCCAGGTGCCCTTTTGAGGTATTATTTGGGCGACAATCAGCATTTTACCGGTATGGTGGTATTCGACGTTGAAGAACACCCCCGGGCTTCTGTGAACTTGCGAAACAATGACTCTTTCAACTCCGTTTATAATAAAGCTCGCCTTATTAGTCATGACAGGCAGATCACAGAGAAAGACATCCTGCTCACGAATCTCATCGATTGATTCGTTTTTTTTGTCTTTTATCGCAATTTGTAGTTTGATTTTTAACGGTGCTGCGTATGATTTTCCTTTCCTAATGCACTCCTCAGGATTGTACTTAGGTGGGTCTATTTCATAATTGACAAATCTCAGCTCGCATCTGCCCTGTTGGTCCTCGATGGGAAAAAAATCCTGCAAAACAGCCTGTAGTCCGATATTTTTCCTTTTATTCTGCGGAACGCCTTTTTGTATGAAATTTGCGAATGATTCTCTCTGAACATCGAGGAGGTCAGGTATGGGCAAAGGTGCTTTTAATTTACCATAATTAATTCTTTCACCATTTGTCAATTTTACCTCCATGAAAATTATTCAAAGTCAGATAAATAGAAAGAAACATCTCAGGGGGAAAAAACCCCTGAGACACCTCTTGAAGAATATAAAAGCAACATCAAGCCATTCAATAAGGGATATTACCCGGTTTATTTTATCTCTATAACAGCTCCTGCTGCTTCTAACTGTTTTTTCATATCATCGGCTTCTTTCTTTGTAATGCCTTCTTTAATTTTTGCCGGAATACCTTCAACGAGATCTTTAGCTTCTTTCAGACCCAAGCCCGTTATAGCTCTGACTTCTTTGATTACCGGAATCTTTTTGTCTCCGTATTCTTTCAGGATAACATCAAATTCGGTTTTTTCCTCTTGCTCTTCCGCAGACTGAGCAGGCATTGAACCAGCGGCCATTTGGACAACCGGCGCAGCAGCGGACACTCCGAACACGGTTTCCATCTCTTTTATGAGCTCGGAAAGTTCCATTACTGTGAGCCCTTTAACTAGTTCCAATATTTGTTTGGTAGCCTCAGACATCTAATACCTCCCTATTCTGTTTTATTATTTTCTTTACTTTCTTTTATCGCAGTCATGACCCTGAGAAATCCAGACAGAATGTTGTTTCCCACTGCCATAAAACTTGATATTGGAGCCGCAAAAGTCCCCGTCAATTGACCGAGCAGGACTTCTTTGGGCGGAAGATCAGCTATCTTTTCAATCTCTTCTTTCGAAACCGATTTCCCCTCCAGAAAACCGCCTTTGATAATAGGAAAACCAACTTGTGAAAAGTTTTCTTTGATTATTTTCGCCGGTAATACTGGGTCTTGATAGCCTATTGCAATCGCAGTTGGTCCCGTCAGAATTTCTTCCATTCCAGAGAAACCGTTTTTTTCAAGAGCCAATTTCGTCATTGTATTTTTTACAACTTTAAAATGCAATCCGGCATCTCTGACTTTTTTTCTGAAAGACGTCATTTGAGCGACTGTCATTCCTTTATAATCGCTTATATATATAGCTTTCGCGTCTTTCATTTTTTGCATCAGTTCTTCAACTTGATTCATTTTTTCCTGTGTTGGCATTTTACGCTCCTTGCTTTTCAATATCAGCGGGAAGGTTGAATCACGTCCGCAGTGCTGATTTTCACACTCGGACCCATTGTAGGGCTGAGATAAACAGATTTTATAAAAGTTCCCTTTACTGAAGCCGGTTTACTTTTGACAAGTTCTCTTACAAATTCGTTGACGTTATCGAAAAGATTTTCCGTGGGGAAAGACATTTTCCCTACGGGGACATTGATATTTCCGGATTTGTCGTTCTTGAATTCTATTCTGCCTTTTTTAATTTCTTCGACAACTTCCTTGACATTCATGGTCACCGTTCCAAGTTTTGGATTAGGCATAAGGCCTCTTGGTCCGAGTATTTTTCCTATCATACCGACTTTTCCCATCATCTGTGGAACAGCGACGACAGCGTTAAAATCGAGCCAATTTTCTTTTTTGATCTTGTCAATATATTCATCTCCTCCGACGTAATCAGCACCAGCTTCCTGAGCTTCCTGTGCCTTGTCGCCGGTTGCGAAAACCAGCACCTTGACATTTTTGCCTGTCCCGTGCGGAAGAACTACGCTGCCTCTGACGAGTTGATCAGATTTTCTAGGGTCAATGCCTAATTTGATTGAAACTTCAAGAGTCTCGTCAAATTTTGCGTTGGCAAGATTTTTTACCTTCTCCATCCCTTCTTTGAGGAGATACTCCTGTTTAGAAGAGTGTTCTTTTATAAGATTTTCGTACCTTTTTCCGTGCTTCATTTCATCCTTCTTCCACTAATATTCCCATGCTTCTGGCAGTTCCTTTGACCATACTCATAGCTTTTTCAACAGAAGACGCGGTCATGTCTTGGTATTTCCTTTCGGCAATAACCCTGACTTCTTCTGATGATACGGTGGCGACTTTATTTTTATTGGGTTCGCCTGACCCTTTTGCAATTTTAGCGCTTTTTTTCAAAAGCACGGCAACAGGCGGAGCTTTGACCTCGAATGTAAACGTTTTATCCTTGAAAACCGTAATTACCGTAGGCAAAGGCAGAGGATCCTGACCTCCGGTTTTAGCATTGAAAGTCTTGATAAATTCCGGAATGTTCACCCCGGCTTGACCAAGCGCCGGACCCAAAGGGGGTGCGGGAGTAGCTTGCCCTGCGGGTATCTGAAGTTTGATTATCGCCTGTATTTGCTTCTTCTTTGCTTTTGCCATCGAAGTCCCCTTTTTTTATACTGGTTGAGCGTCGATAAAATCGACTTCGACCGGTGTAGATCTTCCGAATATAGTCACGACAACTTTTAATCTCTGTTTTTCCTCGTTGACATTTTCAACAACACCTATAAAATCCGAAAACGGACCGCTTACTATTTTAACGCTGTCGTTCACTGCAAAAGGAGCAGTGAGTTTGACAATCTTATCCCCTTCTTCCCTTAACTGTTTTAGTTCTCCTTCTTCGAGGCTTTTAAGGGGTATCGGATTTTTTCCGCCCAAGAAACTTATTACGTTGGGTAAATCCGTAATCCTGTTTAACACCTCTTTATCAGGTTTCATTCTAATGAAGATGTAACCTGGGTAAAGGTTTTTTGGCTTTACGACCCTTTTGGCTGATTTACTGCTTCTGACGACTTTTGAGCTCTTTTTTATCGGTGTGTAAATCTCGTGAATGAATTTTCCTAATTCCG includes these proteins:
- the rpoC gene encoding DNA-directed RNA polymerase subunit beta', with amino-acid sequence MNKDQASDLSIDLLKLSVASPTVIRDWSNGEVVNSETINYRTQKPEPGGLFCEKIFGPVKDYECNCGKYKHIRYRGVVCERCGVEVTSSKSRRERMGHIELAVPVAHIWFYKVTPSRIALLLNMTQDMLQRILFYEAYIVLDTGSLNEDNPYGLKRGGFISEEQKSELEEKMDENAIKSVQFGIGGQGIREALQDLDLEKLTADLRSRIKIEKSEDAKSKMLKRLKVVEAFRNSNNHPEDMILTVIPVIPPELRPLVALDGGRFASSDLNDLYRRVISRNNRLKSLISIKAPDIIIRNEMRMLQDAVDALFDNSRRAKNVKGKGNKPLRSLADVLKGKQGRFRSNLLGKRVDYSGRSVIVVGPRLKLHQCGLPKEIALELYKPFIIRKLEERGHAQSIKGAERLLEKGSPEVWSILEEIVKDHPVLLNRAPTLHRLGIQAFQPVLIEEKAIQVHPLVCTAFNADFDGDQMAVHLPLSFEAQSEAYMLMMSSNNLLSPANGTPIVAPTKDLVLGVYYLTKEKSKAKGEGMHFSSLEEIEMAREFCNIDLHALIKFPVEGRIIGLDSKGRDEDKIITKEIITTTPGRVIFNQILPEGMPFYNRVIEKKILAGIIADVNYMFGNEKTAIFLDDLKDLGFRYATFSGVTFGMLDLVDTPERPSILKKTQNEVEKIRENFRKGQITENEKYQRTVEAWTKATNEVEERMIETFHSDREGFNPIYMMVSSGARGSREQVRQLAGIRGLMTRPQKKITGQKGEIIESPVLSNFKEGLKVLEYFISSHGARKGLTDTALKTSEAGYLTRRLIDVAQDVIITEEDCGTIKGIEIQALTEGGEIIEPLSDRIEGRFALDDIEDPQTHEIIVREGEVISKELALKIEYKNINKVKIRSVLTCEAERGLCQKCYGKDLSTGKIVSIGESVGIIAAQSIGEPGTQLTLRTFHIGGTATRIAQQSVVKSIISGAVKFQKIKTIKKEIDDSKIVISRNGEIVIKGREREVAHKIPHGSILMATEGAYVDTDTPLYEWDPFSDPILSETQGIVRYKDLIENLTMRYETHPQTGEKQVLVVEHKERGLIPAIEIEPSKQGKKKQVSLVPIGTYIIVENGKRVTPGDIIGKIPRESSRSRDITAGLPRVEELFEMRRPKNAAIISEIKGEVKFLDTTKGSKIIKILSEVGDDKEYLVPYGKHILVHEGQFVEGGEKLTDGQVFPPDILQAKGPLAVQEFLLNEVQEVYRLQGVKISDRHIALIIRQLLRRVKIEDSGDTNLIEGEIVDSKTVTFENSRILKAGGKPATYRYILLGVTKTALTAESFISAASFQETTKVLTSAAIEGKRDTLEGIKENVIVGNLIPAGTGLKNYRTIRVEGEDEVEEKKEDSVVILSNEEQK